In Acinetobacter pittii, one genomic interval encodes:
- a CDS encoding DUF2057 domain-containing protein: protein MTLRLGVAAIGLLLSGSVFSAVTITAPEEIVILAVNGQEVNSGLFRSSKNNYKVDAGETSLSVRYQEYFEHLNGEHDIIKSGVVTIRTPALQDGQTYKLAMVDAPKQFEQAKKYAEQPTVALYSANNELIVKQTGANNEAKPWFATGLLGKVTDFTTKSSKSQPEAVYASAKPIATQVAVLVPTSMPVAGVAQTNDQRLVETWQKASKAERQKFMAWLAEQSN from the coding sequence ATGACTTTAAGATTAGGTGTTGCTGCAATTGGTTTATTACTCAGCGGTTCGGTATTTTCAGCAGTTACAATTACAGCACCAGAGGAAATTGTAATCCTTGCGGTGAATGGTCAGGAAGTCAACTCTGGATTATTTCGTTCATCTAAAAATAATTATAAAGTTGATGCAGGGGAAACGAGCTTAAGTGTGCGCTATCAAGAATACTTTGAGCATTTAAATGGTGAACATGACATTATTAAATCTGGAGTAGTTACGATTCGAACTCCAGCACTCCAAGATGGGCAAACTTATAAGCTTGCAATGGTAGATGCACCAAAACAATTTGAACAAGCTAAGAAATATGCGGAGCAGCCAACAGTGGCTTTGTATAGTGCAAATAATGAATTAATCGTAAAACAAACTGGTGCAAACAATGAGGCAAAACCTTGGTTTGCAACGGGTTTATTAGGTAAGGTTACTGACTTTACGACTAAATCATCAAAATCACAGCCTGAGGCAGTGTATGCATCTGCTAAACCTATTGCTACACAGGTTGCTGTTCTAGTTCCCACGTCTATGCCAGTAGCGGGTGTAGCACAAACGAATGATCAACGTTTAGTTGAAACTTGGCAGAAAGCTTCTAAAGCTGAGCGTCAAAAATTTATGGCGTGGTTAGCTGAACAATCGAATTAA
- a CDS encoding cyd operon YbgE family protein, which produces MMANAMTASNHRKAQAFAMALSFLLALPLAAILLVYPSLMLDANGHYNHSQLMLVMIGISGGFIYGVGFVPNFWLWKWLFSPWVAWPLMFLGYYIWFLT; this is translated from the coding sequence ATGATGGCAAACGCAATGACAGCATCAAATCATCGAAAAGCTCAAGCATTTGCAATGGCCCTTTCTTTTCTGTTGGCATTGCCTCTTGCTGCAATTTTGTTGGTTTATCCTTCACTCATGCTAGATGCTAATGGACACTACAATCATAGCCAGCTTATGCTGGTGATGATTGGTATTTCTGGTGGCTTTATTTATGGAGTGGGTTTCGTACCCAACTTCTGGTTATGGAAATGGCTATTTAGCCCATGGGTGGCTTGGCCTCTCATGTTTCTAGGTTATTACATCTGGTTTCTAACCTAA
- a CDS encoding CBS domain-containing protein has product MTIVAQVIKNKSEQDIFTISPEATVLEAIKIMADKGIGALVVADGEKVVGILSERDYTRKVTLMERSSYSTTVAEIMTSKVITVSLNNTVEECLQLMTDRHLRHLPVLDNEKLVGFISIGDLVKAAMEDQKNLIEQLKQYISG; this is encoded by the coding sequence ATGACAATCGTTGCACAAGTAATCAAAAACAAATCAGAGCAAGATATTTTTACAATTTCTCCAGAAGCCACTGTCCTTGAAGCAATTAAGATCATGGCAGATAAAGGGATTGGTGCACTTGTCGTAGCAGACGGCGAAAAAGTTGTTGGAATTTTATCTGAACGTGACTACACGCGAAAAGTGACACTGATGGAACGTTCTTCATATAGCACCACAGTTGCTGAAATTATGACATCAAAAGTGATTACGGTAAGCCTAAACAATACGGTTGAAGAGTGTTTACAGCTCATGACAGACCGCCACTTACGTCACTTACCTGTACTAGACAATGAAAAATTAGTTGGATTTATCTCTATTGGTGACTTAGTAAAAGCTGCAATGGAAGACCAGAAGAACCTCATTGAGCAGTTAAAACAGTACATTTCTGGATAA
- a CDS encoding adenosine kinase: MATVDLFAIGNALIDQEFKVSDDFLNQQGLQKGTMQLSDGDTQSALYAELKQHQDYKGQASGGSAANTTVAFSALGGSAFYGCRVGNDDLGSIYLQGLNEAGIQTTPKSISEGVTGTCMVLISPDSERTMHTYLGITAELSQDQIDFEPLKTSKWLYIEGYLSTSETARKAVKQAREIAKANGVKIALSLSDPAMVQYAREGLEELMDDGVDLLFCNEQEALMYTNTTSVEDALAQLRFKNHTVVITQSAKGALVSSPTQHFHVAGRHVEAVDTNGAGDAFAGAFLYALNHHQDLNAAAQLAVLISSEVVSQFGPRLAINDYAKLLENFQKECA, from the coding sequence ATGGCAACTGTAGATCTTTTTGCAATTGGTAATGCATTAATCGACCAAGAATTTAAAGTGTCTGATGATTTTCTTAATCAGCAAGGCTTGCAAAAAGGCACAATGCAGTTGTCCGATGGTGACACTCAATCTGCTCTTTATGCAGAGTTGAAACAGCATCAAGACTACAAAGGTCAAGCGAGTGGCGGCTCAGCGGCAAACACAACTGTGGCCTTTAGTGCATTAGGCGGAAGCGCTTTTTATGGTTGCCGTGTTGGTAATGATGATTTAGGTTCAATTTATCTACAAGGTCTAAATGAAGCTGGGATCCAGACTACTCCAAAATCGATCAGTGAAGGCGTGACAGGTACTTGCATGGTACTCATTAGTCCTGACTCTGAACGTACCATGCACACCTATTTAGGTATCACTGCTGAACTCTCTCAAGATCAAATCGACTTTGAACCATTAAAAACATCAAAATGGCTTTATATTGAAGGTTATCTCTCTACAAGTGAAACAGCGCGTAAAGCTGTAAAACAAGCGAGAGAAATTGCAAAAGCAAATGGTGTTAAAATTGCTTTATCTCTTTCAGATCCTGCAATGGTTCAATACGCTCGCGAGGGCTTAGAAGAACTCATGGATGATGGTGTAGATTTACTGTTTTGTAATGAACAAGAAGCCTTAATGTATACAAATACTACTTCTGTAGAAGATGCTCTTGCTCAATTACGTTTTAAAAATCATACAGTAGTGATTACACAAAGTGCTAAAGGTGCTTTAGTTTCTAGCCCTACGCAACATTTCCATGTTGCAGGTCGCCACGTAGAAGCAGTTGATACCAATGGTGCTGGCGATGCATTTGCAGGCGCATTCCTTTATGCCCTAAATCATCATCAAGATTTGAATGCTGCTGCACAGTTAGCCGTGTTAATTTCGAGTGAAGTTGTTTCTCAATTTGGTCCACGTTTAGCGATTAATGATTATGCTAAACTTCTTGAAAATTTTCAGAAGGAATGTGCTTGA
- the cydA gene encoding cytochrome ubiquinol oxidase subunit I, whose amino-acid sequence MISESVVDLSRFQFAMTAMYHFLFVPLTLGLAFILAIMETTYVISGKEIYKDMTKFWGKLFGINFALGVTTGLTMEFQFGTNWAYYSHYVGDIFGAPLAIEGLMAFFLESTFIGLFFFGWDRLSKVQHLGVTWLVALGSNMSALWILVANGWMQNPVGAAFNFETMRMELVDFGALIFNPVAQVKFVHTVSAGYVTGAIFVLAISSYYLLKKRDLPFARRSFAIAAIFGLASTLSVILLGDESGYELGDVQKTKLAAIEAEWDTHPAPAPFTLFGVPNHEEMRTDYAVKIPYALGLIATRSTTKEVTGLKDLMQQHEVRIRNGMLAYADLEKLRAGDRSPELLASFEKNQKDLGYGLLLKKYAPNVVDASEQNIKAAVKDTVPNVTALFFSFRAMVASGFLMLLLFILATWAVAKRNAENKPWLLKYALFALPLPWIAAQTGWYVAEGGRQPWSIGEILPTHLSTSSLSTGDVWGSILALAAFYTALLIIEMYLMIKFARLGPSSLHTGKYHFEKQESKAAVNGEALS is encoded by the coding sequence ATGATTTCTGAAAGCGTGGTTGATCTTTCGCGGTTTCAATTTGCGATGACCGCAATGTATCACTTTCTTTTCGTCCCTTTAACTTTAGGTTTGGCATTTATCCTTGCCATTATGGAAACCACCTATGTCATTTCGGGTAAAGAAATTTACAAGGATATGACTAAATTTTGGGGAAAATTATTTGGTATTAACTTTGCTTTAGGGGTAACCACTGGTTTAACAATGGAGTTTCAGTTTGGAACAAACTGGGCTTATTACTCACATTATGTAGGTGATATTTTTGGTGCACCATTAGCAATTGAAGGCCTTATGGCATTCTTCCTTGAGTCTACATTTATTGGGTTATTCTTTTTTGGATGGGATCGTTTAAGTAAGGTTCAGCATCTAGGCGTAACATGGTTAGTCGCTCTAGGTTCTAATATGTCAGCGCTTTGGATTTTAGTGGCTAATGGATGGATGCAAAACCCGGTAGGTGCTGCATTTAACTTTGAAACGATGCGTATGGAATTAGTTGATTTCGGCGCGCTTATCTTTAACCCAGTAGCTCAAGTGAAATTTGTCCACACTGTATCTGCGGGTTATGTAACTGGTGCAATTTTTGTACTGGCTATCTCAAGTTATTACTTACTTAAGAAACGCGATCTACCATTCGCGCGTCGTTCATTTGCAATTGCTGCAATTTTCGGTCTTGCATCTACACTTTCAGTAATTTTGTTAGGCGATGAATCTGGCTACGAGTTAGGAGATGTTCAAAAAACTAAACTCGCTGCGATTGAAGCCGAATGGGATACTCACCCTGCTCCTGCTCCATTTACTTTATTTGGTGTCCCAAACCATGAAGAAATGCGGACAGATTACGCAGTTAAAATTCCATATGCGTTAGGTTTAATTGCAACTCGTTCAACAACTAAAGAAGTTACTGGCCTTAAAGATCTCATGCAACAACATGAAGTTCGTATTCGCAACGGTATGCTTGCCTATGCCGACCTTGAAAAGTTGCGTGCAGGTGATCGCTCACCAGAGTTATTGGCTTCTTTTGAAAAAAATCAAAAAGATTTAGGTTATGGCCTACTTCTTAAGAAATATGCACCCAATGTAGTTGATGCAAGTGAGCAAAATATTAAAGCCGCTGTAAAAGATACAGTTCCAAATGTTACAGCACTATTTTTCTCTTTCCGCGCAATGGTTGCCTCTGGCTTTTTAATGCTATTACTTTTCATTTTAGCAACTTGGGCGGTAGCCAAAAGAAATGCTGAAAACAAACCTTGGTTACTTAAATACGCATTGTTTGCGCTGCCGCTTCCTTGGATTGCTGCACAAACTGGTTGGTATGTAGCTGAAGGTGGCCGTCAACCATGGTCCATTGGTGAGATTTTACCAACTCATCTCTCTACTTCTAGTTTAAGTACTGGAGATGTATGGGGTTCAATCCTTGCTTTAGCAGCGTTCTATACCGCTCTTTTAATTATTGAAATGTATTTAATGATCAAATTTGCTCGTTTAGGGCCAAGTTCCCTGCACACTGGCAAATATCATTTTGAAAAGCAAGAATCGAAAGCAGCTGTTAATGGGGAGGCCTTATCATGA
- the ftsY gene encoding signal recognition particle-docking protein FtsY, whose product MEQQSNMQNKFLIDAEIGDDDVTLPNLPAIDIPIVESPVKSQENIEVAKVELAPSETAVEQPKTGFFGRMKEGLTKTRRNFADGMVNILIGGKEIDDELLEEVEEQLLVADIGVEATKTIITNLTERTARGDLIYSHSLYKALQEELVALLAPRVKPLHIDPNKSPYVILMVGVNGVGKTTTIGKLAKRLQGEGKKVMLAAGDTFRAAATEQLQIWGERNDISVVAQGHGADSASVIFDAFESARAKGIDVLIADTAGRLHNKSNLMEELKKVKRVMQKIDATAPHEIMLVVDAGTGQNAINQVQEFDQAVGLTGITITKLDGTAKGGVLFNIASRTHVPIRFIGVGEKIDDLRPFSAKSFVAALFETDK is encoded by the coding sequence ATGGAGCAACAATCGAATATGCAAAATAAATTCTTGATAGATGCTGAGATCGGTGATGACGATGTCACATTACCTAATTTACCTGCTATCGATATTCCCATCGTTGAATCTCCTGTTAAATCACAAGAAAATATTGAAGTAGCTAAAGTTGAATTAGCTCCTTCAGAAACAGCGGTCGAACAACCAAAAACTGGTTTCTTTGGCCGAATGAAAGAGGGTTTAACCAAAACTCGTCGTAATTTCGCTGATGGTATGGTCAATATCTTGATTGGCGGAAAGGAAATTGACGATGAGTTACTTGAGGAAGTTGAAGAGCAATTACTGGTTGCAGACATTGGCGTCGAAGCAACTAAAACGATCATTACCAACTTAACAGAGCGTACAGCTCGTGGCGATTTGATCTATTCTCATTCTTTATATAAAGCCTTACAAGAAGAGCTGGTTGCTTTATTGGCTCCCCGTGTGAAACCTTTGCATATTGACCCTAATAAATCACCGTATGTAATTTTGATGGTTGGGGTAAATGGTGTTGGTAAAACTACTACTATTGGTAAGTTAGCTAAACGTTTGCAAGGGGAAGGTAAAAAAGTAATGTTGGCTGCTGGGGATACGTTCCGTGCCGCAGCGACTGAACAATTACAGATCTGGGGTGAACGTAACGATATCTCAGTAGTTGCCCAAGGCCATGGGGCTGATAGTGCTTCTGTTATTTTTGATGCTTTTGAAAGTGCTCGTGCTAAAGGAATTGACGTATTAATTGCAGATACGGCAGGTCGTTTACATAATAAGAGCAATTTAATGGAAGAGCTCAAAAAAGTTAAACGTGTTATGCAAAAAATTGATGCCACTGCACCTCATGAAATTATGTTGGTGGTAGATGCGGGTACAGGGCAAAATGCGATTAACCAAGTACAAGAGTTTGATCAAGCTGTAGGTTTAACGGGTATTACCATTACTAAGTTAGATGGAACTGCGAAAGGTGGTGTGCTCTTTAATATTGCCAGTCGTACCCATGTGCCAATTCGTTTTATTGGTGTAGGTGAAAAAATTGATGATTTAAGACCATTCTCGGCTAAATCTTTTGTTGCAGCATTATTTGAAACTGATAAGTAA
- a CDS encoding Rieske (2Fe-2S) protein, translated as MTEEVPEREARAFDTLQGTTIFITQRDGAFYAYQNLCPHLQTELEYLENQFLDQDQEYIQCSTHGALFTVETGECISGPCLGDFLNKVEIKVHSDGGIYIVD; from the coding sequence ATGACGGAAGAAGTTCCTGAGCGTGAAGCTAGAGCTTTTGACACTCTACAAGGAACGACTATTTTCATTACGCAACGTGACGGCGCATTCTATGCTTATCAAAACTTATGCCCTCACTTGCAAACAGAGCTTGAATATTTAGAAAATCAATTTCTTGATCAAGACCAAGAATACATCCAATGTTCTACCCATGGTGCTTTATTTACTGTGGAAACAGGTGAATGTATCTCAGGTCCATGTTTAGGTGATTTTTTAAATAAAGTTGAGATTAAAGTACATTCAGATGGCGGTATCTACATCGTAGACTGA
- a CDS encoding nitroreductase family protein — MSTFLDKIKNRRTIYAIGKNVALDRTKIEETIREAVKHSPSSFNSQSSRVVTLYGESHAKFWNLVREALRKIVPADSFAGTNAKIDSFVAGVGTVLFYEDQAVVKSLQEQFELYADNFPVWSEHSSAIAQFATWTALSELGLGASLQHYNPIVDADAAEAFDVPTNWKLRAQLVFGSVEAPAGEKAFINDADRFKTFN, encoded by the coding sequence ATGTCTACTTTCTTAGATAAAATTAAAAACCGTCGTACTATTTATGCAATTGGTAAAAATGTTGCATTAGATCGCACAAAAATTGAAGAAACAATTCGTGAAGCGGTTAAACATAGTCCTTCATCATTCAACTCACAATCTTCACGTGTTGTGACTCTATATGGTGAGTCACATGCTAAATTTTGGAATTTAGTTCGTGAAGCATTACGTAAAATTGTTCCTGCAGATTCTTTTGCGGGCACAAATGCAAAAATTGATAGCTTTGTTGCTGGTGTTGGTACGGTTTTATTTTATGAAGACCAAGCTGTGGTTAAAAGCTTACAAGAGCAATTCGAATTATATGCAGACAACTTCCCAGTATGGTCTGAACACTCAAGTGCGATTGCTCAATTTGCAACTTGGACTGCGCTTTCAGAGCTTGGTTTAGGTGCATCTTTACAGCACTATAACCCGATTGTTGATGCAGATGCAGCTGAAGCTTTTGATGTTCCAACAAATTGGAAACTACGTGCTCAACTAGTATTTGGTTCGGTTGAAGCACCAGCAGGCGAAAAAGCATTTATTAATGATGCTGATCGTTTCAAAACTTTTAATTAA
- the cydX gene encoding cytochrome bd-I oxidase subunit CydX: protein MWYFAWILGILMACFAGVLSALYIEHHQNLDEE, encoded by the coding sequence ATGTGGTATTTCGCATGGATCCTAGGCATTTTGATGGCATGTTTTGCGGGTGTACTCAGCGCGCTGTATATCGAACACCATCAAAATTTAGATGAGGAATAA
- the cydP gene encoding cytochrome oxidase putative small subunit CydP, whose translation MSLNFKKLNSRLIKEITIILIIKIVLLLTIKHIWFDAPTIPKNFDNQVAEHIAGDNISHIKETR comes from the coding sequence ATGAGCCTTAATTTTAAAAAACTTAACAGCCGTTTAATTAAAGAAATCACTATTATTCTAATAATAAAAATAGTGCTTCTTTTAACGATTAAACATATTTGGTTTGATGCTCCCACCATCCCCAAAAATTTTGACAATCAGGTCGCCGAGCATATTGCTGGCGATAACATTTCCCACATTAAGGAGACACGTTGA
- the cydB gene encoding cytochrome d ubiquinol oxidase subunit II has product MIEYELLKIIWWVLVGVLLIGFALTDGFDMGSMALMPFVGKTDSERRAAINTIAPHWDGNQVWFITAGGALFAAWPMVYSVAFSGMYWALLLVLFALFLRPVGFDYRSKLDNTKWRNSWDWGLCIGGAVPALVFGVAFGNLFLGIPFSLDSTLRSEYSGSFFALLNPFALVCGVVSLSMLCAHGGAWLMLRTDEALKQRSAKATQIMAIVFLICFLVIGAWLYFGQVPGYSYAVAIDPNAALNPLAKEVITNGNPGWMNNYSTYPMTKVAPVIAILGAIIAIFASSKAKAGLGFTGTSLMIVGAILTAGFALFPFLLPSSINPNSSLTMWDAVSSHLTLGVMTVAACLFVPLILIYTSWSYYKMWGVITNKHIESNSHSLY; this is encoded by the coding sequence ATGATTGAATATGAATTATTAAAAATCATTTGGTGGGTATTAGTTGGCGTACTACTGATCGGCTTTGCTCTAACTGATGGCTTCGATATGGGTTCTATGGCTCTTATGCCTTTCGTTGGAAAAACTGATAGCGAGCGCCGTGCTGCAATCAATACCATTGCCCCGCATTGGGATGGTAATCAGGTCTGGTTTATCACCGCAGGTGGTGCACTATTTGCTGCGTGGCCAATGGTCTATTCCGTTGCCTTCTCTGGTATGTACTGGGCACTGTTGTTGGTTTTATTCGCACTCTTCCTAAGACCAGTCGGCTTCGATTATCGTTCTAAACTAGACAATACCAAGTGGCGTAATTCTTGGGATTGGGGGCTTTGCATTGGCGGTGCCGTTCCAGCGCTTGTATTTGGTGTGGCATTTGGTAATTTGTTCTTAGGCATTCCTTTTAGTTTAGATAGCACATTACGCTCTGAATATTCAGGTAGCTTTTTTGCGCTTCTCAACCCATTTGCCTTAGTTTGCGGAGTTGTGAGTCTATCTATGCTTTGTGCACATGGTGGTGCATGGCTCATGTTGCGTACAGATGAAGCTTTAAAACAACGCTCTGCCAAAGCCACTCAAATTATGGCAATTGTATTTTTAATTTGCTTCCTTGTGATTGGAGCATGGCTCTATTTTGGACAAGTGCCCGGTTATAGCTATGCTGTTGCCATAGATCCAAATGCTGCGCTTAACCCCTTAGCTAAAGAAGTAATTACCAATGGTAACCCGGGTTGGATGAACAATTACAGCACCTATCCAATGACTAAAGTTGCTCCAGTTATTGCCATATTAGGTGCAATTATTGCAATTTTTGCATCTTCAAAAGCAAAAGCAGGTTTAGGTTTTACTGGCACAAGTTTAATGATTGTAGGAGCAATTTTAACTGCTGGCTTTGCTCTATTTCCATTTCTGCTTCCCTCTAGTATCAACCCTAACTCCAGTTTGACGATGTGGGATGCTGTCTCAAGTCATCTGACTTTAGGCGTTATGACTGTCGCTGCCTGCCTTTTTGTTCCTCTCATTTTGATCTATACCAGTTGGTCTTATTACAAAATGTGGGGAGTCATCACTAACAAACATATCGAGTCAAACTCGCATAGCTTGTATTAA
- a CDS encoding DUF2750 domain-containing protein: MNSLSNLQPVSRDLMIKIYILRTMMYCGVLWGLFHQGWAIKSDQEDFIFPFWLNGLQAHRYAKEHWPHYKPRRITPKDFHESLLPTLTRLNVTPALFNSSHRKLKLSTQQMHHFFFKHPHWQGA, translated from the coding sequence ATGAATAGTTTAAGTAATCTACAACCGGTTTCAAGAGACTTGATGATTAAGATTTATATTTTAAGAACCATGATGTACTGCGGGGTTCTTTGGGGTTTATTTCATCAAGGATGGGCAATTAAATCAGATCAGGAAGATTTTATTTTCCCTTTTTGGCTTAACGGATTGCAGGCACATCGCTATGCAAAAGAGCATTGGCCACATTACAAACCTAGAAGAATTACCCCTAAAGATTTCCATGAGTCTTTATTACCCACCTTAACTCGACTTAACGTCACTCCTGCTTTGTTTAATTCATCTCATAGAAAATTAAAGCTATCTACTCAGCAAATGCATCATTTCTTTTTTAAACATCCCCATTGGCAAGGAGCTTAA
- a CDS encoding OB-fold-containig protein, which yields MADFFFNYYLMPFHLSVVALILLSVVETIGMYIGLRPSQLLKKIAPVWLSNSPLLNVKFSKALIFVFLLINFSFAGYFLQLSFFAIQHYFITPFYLIVPALVIAIFFTVFMIHCLDQVIKPKLTHTNYNLLGRLATISSGNARPGFSAQARVRDEFGQLHYVQVEPEYGELELYSQVILVRVHKSHYVAKKISVSNDLFAPD from the coding sequence ATGGCTGATTTCTTTTTCAATTATTATCTTATGCCATTTCACCTAAGTGTAGTGGCTTTGATATTACTCAGCGTGGTAGAAACCATTGGTATGTATATTGGACTTCGTCCAAGTCAATTACTCAAAAAAATTGCGCCTGTTTGGCTTTCTAACTCACCACTACTTAACGTTAAATTTTCTAAAGCTTTAATTTTCGTTTTTCTACTCATCAATTTTAGTTTTGCTGGTTATTTTTTACAGCTTTCTTTCTTTGCTATACAGCATTATTTTATTACACCATTTTATTTAATCGTCCCAGCGCTTGTCATCGCCATCTTTTTTACCGTGTTCATGATTCACTGTCTGGACCAAGTGATTAAACCAAAGCTCACCCATACCAACTATAATCTTTTAGGGCGATTAGCGACGATTTCCAGCGGCAATGCCAGACCTGGATTCTCTGCCCAAGCCCGTGTCCGTGATGAATTTGGACAGCTCCATTACGTTCAAGTCGAACCAGAGTATGGCGAACTCGAACTATACTCTCAGGTGATTCTTGTTAGAGTCCATAAAAGTCATTATGTGGCTAAGAAAATTTCTGTATCAAACGATCTTTTTGCACCCGATTAA